A part of Candidatus Margulisiibacteriota bacterium genomic DNA contains:
- a CDS encoding GIY-YIG nuclease family protein: MYTVYILKSTNKNKFYIGQTSNLDKRLAEHNAGRVKSTKAYTPYNVIYQEEYGSRSEAMKVEKKLKNLKSSVKLMQYVEKCMY, encoded by the coding sequence ATGTATACTGTATATATACTAAAAAGTACGAATAAAAATAAGTTTTACATAGGACAAACAAGTAATTTGGATAAAAGATTGGCAGAACACAATGCCGGTAGAGTAAAATCTACTAAGGCATATACACCATATAATGTAATCTATCAAGAAGAATATGGTAGCAGAAGTGAAGCGATGAAAGTTGAGAAAAAATTAAAGAACCTGAAAAGTTCTGTTAAACTAATGCAATATGTAGAAAAATGCATGTATTAA